The Flavobacterium piscisymbiosum genome includes a region encoding these proteins:
- a CDS encoding NADP-dependent glyceraldehyde-3-phosphate dehydrogenase, with protein sequence MENLKASKTAIDSLFREESSIPNEYRISEIHQKEYLLNGELVPWNGDVAEVFSPVFIQGEEGLKRKLVGTIPHTSVKEAMQSLDAAVAAYNDGQGVWPTMSVENRIKCMQRFVYLMIQQREPVIKLLMWEIGKSLGDSTKEFDRTVEYINATIDALKDLDRQSSRFEESEGILAQIRRSSLGVVLSMGPFNYPLNEIFTTLIPALIMGNTILFKLPKHGVLAHYPLLNAFKEAFPPGTVNTLYGRGAEIISPLMESGNINVLAFIGSSKVANNLKKLHPKANRLRSILSLDAKNAAIVTKHADLNVAVNECLLGALSFNGQRCTALKLIFVQREIADEFVTKLSDAVAALKPGLPWDKDVKITPLPELDKPGYLKNCLDDALANGAKIINENGGYTNNSFVFPAVVYPVNDKMKLYHEEQFGPIIPVVPFDSIEEPITYQINASHGMQVSIFSEDPKEVASLIDPFVNLVSRVNINCQSQRGPDVFPFTGRKDSAEGTLSISDALRSFSIRSLVATKATDANKTLLNSIVKDHDSNFLSTDYIF encoded by the coding sequence ATGGAAAATTTAAAAGCATCAAAAACAGCTATAGACAGCTTGTTTAGGGAAGAAAGTTCTATCCCTAATGAATACAGGATTTCAGAAATCCATCAAAAGGAATATCTTTTAAACGGTGAGTTAGTTCCATGGAATGGTGATGTAGCAGAAGTTTTTTCTCCGGTTTTTATTCAGGGAGAAGAAGGGCTTAAGCGAAAGCTGGTAGGTACAATTCCTCATACATCAGTAAAAGAAGCAATGCAATCTCTCGACGCAGCAGTTGCAGCATATAATGATGGGCAAGGTGTGTGGCCAACAATGAGCGTAGAGAACCGTATTAAATGCATGCAAAGATTCGTATACCTGATGATTCAGCAACGCGAACCAGTCATTAAACTATTGATGTGGGAAATTGGTAAAAGCCTCGGGGATTCTACTAAAGAATTTGACCGTACTGTCGAATACATCAATGCAACAATCGATGCCTTAAAAGATTTAGACAGGCAATCCTCAAGATTTGAAGAATCAGAAGGAATTCTGGCACAAATCAGACGCTCTTCCTTGGGAGTGGTCCTTAGCATGGGGCCTTTCAATTATCCACTTAATGAAATTTTCACTACTTTAATTCCCGCGCTCATCATGGGTAATACCATTTTGTTTAAATTGCCCAAGCATGGTGTTCTCGCACATTATCCTTTGCTTAATGCCTTCAAAGAAGCATTTCCTCCCGGTACAGTAAATACTTTATACGGGCGAGGGGCTGAAATTATATCTCCTTTGATGGAAAGCGGGAACATCAATGTATTGGCTTTTATCGGTTCCAGCAAGGTAGCCAATAACCTGAAGAAACTGCACCCAAAAGCCAACAGGTTGCGATCTATTTTAAGCCTCGATGCCAAGAATGCAGCTATAGTAACTAAGCATGCTGATTTGAATGTTGCTGTGAATGAATGCCTGCTTGGTGCTCTATCGTTTAATGGACAACGTTGTACAGCGCTCAAATTAATTTTTGTGCAAAGAGAAATTGCTGATGAGTTCGTTACAAAGCTAAGTGATGCCGTTGCAGCTTTAAAACCTGGACTTCCATGGGACAAAGATGTAAAAATAACCCCTCTTCCTGAATTAGACAAGCCGGGCTACCTTAAAAACTGCCTTGATGATGCTTTGGCCAATGGTGCTAAAATCATTAATGAAAATGGCGGTTATACCAATAATTCATTTGTTTTTCCTGCTGTCGTGTATCCTGTAAATGATAAAATGAAACTCTATCACGAAGAGCAATTCGGACCCATAATACCCGTTGTGCCATTTGATTCGATAGAGGAACCTATAACATATCAGATTAACGCCTCACACGGAATGCAGGTAAGTATCTTTAGTGAAGATCCCAAGGAAGTTGCAAGCCTGATAGATCCCTTTGTAAATCTTGTGAGTCGCGTAAATATTAACTGTCAGTCACAGCGTGGTCCCGATGTTTTTCCTTTCACAGGAAGAAAAGACAGCGCCGAGGGAACCTTATCAATATCCGATGCATTGCGCTCATTCTCCATTCGCTCGCTCGTAGCTACAAAAGCTACCGATGCCAATAAAACATTACTGAATTCTATCGTAAAAGATCACGATTCTAATTTTCTTAGTACAGATTATATTTTTTAA